In candidate division KSB1 bacterium, the DNA window GGTTTTGAGGAATTAATAACACCAGAAGACGTTGATAGAGTTTTAGAGAACAATGATGAAGAAACGGTTTTAGTGTTGATTAATTCTGTGTGTGGTTGTGCAGCGGGCAGTGCCAGGCCCGGAGTATCCGTAGCTTTACAGCATAATATTATTCCCGATCGTTTTGTAACCGTTTTTGCCGGTCAGGATAAAGCGGCAGTAGCTCATTTACGTCAGCAATATTTAAACGAATTTCCACCTTCATCGCCGTGTATTGTATTATTGAAAAACAGCAAGGTTCTGAATATTTTGCATCGCCATGATATTGAAGGAAGATCCCCGGAAGAAATAGCAGATAAACTTACAGTGATTTTTGAGCAACAATGTAGTAAAAATGGACCTTCTATAAGTCCTGAAGATTATGCTCAATTAGTGCATGCGGTAGCTTGTGGTTCTAAAATACCTATGTTTGGTGATAACTAGGCTAACTAAGCTATAGAAAGGAGAGTTGACATGGCAAAGTTCATTCAGGTAGCCAAAAAATCCGAGATCGCCGAGCAATCGGCCAAATGTATCGAAATCGAAGATAAGCGCATCGCTCTGTTCAACCTCGGTGGAGAATTTTACGCTATCGATGATACCTGTACCCACCGGGGTGGCCCGCTCAGTGAGGGCACTATTGAGGGCGAGGAAGTCGAATGCCCCTGGCATGGCGCCCACTTCAACATCAAATCGGGAACAGTCACCAACCCGCCGGCCGCCACAGGCGTGACCAAATACAATGTCCGGCTCAACGGAGACGACATAGAAATTGAAGTTTAGGTGGTCTTAAGACAGGAAAGAGAAACAAAATCAACCGTACTACTAAATAAATTAATGGGTGTGAATAAAAAAACATTTGCGAAAGAAGTATCCGTTAATACTGCGGAACAAACCCTGACCATTATCTGGGGTGACGGCCACCAAACGGTTTTTCCTTTGGAAGGCTTACGAAAAGCCTGCCCTTGTGCAGTGTGCGCCGGAGGACACGAGAATATGGGTAAAGCCATTGACCCTGATATCTTCAAGAAACCTCCTACTCAAACCTGGACCATTACCAACCTTGAAGAAATGGGGAATTACGCCGTACAAATTTATTGGGGTGATGGTCACAACACAGGTATTTATCAATGGGAAAGCTTAAGAAGCATGTGCCCGTGTGATATTTGTCAGCCAGAATAATTTGATTCTTTAAATTGTGGTAATCCATTGTTTAGCTTTATTAGTACATACACCCAATGGCTTCATACTCAGTGGCCGGCCGGTGTTGTGGAAAAATTGCCTCAAATAAATCAAGATTATTCCACTAATATCGCCGGTCTCTACATCGTGGGAGATCTGACAGGCATACCGCTGCTGAAGTTTTCATCAGACAGCGGAGCCAAAGCCGTTCAAAACATTCTCGCGGATAACGATTTCCAAAAGCTTCGCCCAGAGGATAGCAATCCGGAAATACTTGACCTGGCCATCATTGGCGCCGGGGTATCGGGCATGGCAGCAGCGCTTGAGGCCAGAAAGAGCGGTCTTTCATTCGAAATCCTCGAATCTACCGAACCTTTCTCCACTATCGTGAACTTTCCC includes these proteins:
- a CDS encoding BrxA/BrxB family bacilliredoxin, whose amino-acid sequence is MQFPISPQPTYDPEAVQPMRDELIAVGFEELITPEDVDRVLENNDEETVLVLINSVCGCAAGSARPGVSVALQHNIIPDRFVTVFAGQDKAAVAHLRQQYLNEFPPSSPCIVLLKNSKVLNILHRHDIEGRSPEEIADKLTVIFEQQCSKNGPSISPEDYAQLVHAVACGSKIPMFGDN
- the nirD gene encoding nitrite reductase small subunit NirD — translated: MAKFIQVAKKSEIAEQSAKCIEIEDKRIALFNLGGEFYAIDDTCTHRGGPLSEGTIEGEEVECPWHGAHFNIKSGTVTNPPAATGVTKYNVRLNGDDIEIEV
- a CDS encoding DUF971 domain-containing protein gives rise to the protein MGVNKKTFAKEVSVNTAEQTLTIIWGDGHQTVFPLEGLRKACPCAVCAGGHENMGKAIDPDIFKKPPTQTWTITNLEEMGNYAVQIYWGDGHNTGIYQWESLRSMCPCDICQPE